In Maridesulfovibrio sp., a single genomic region encodes these proteins:
- a CDS encoding ABC transporter permease, with product MAMARKEFVQMRRDRLTFAMMIGIPLIQIILFGYAINSDPRHLPLAVLSGDNSRYSRSIVAGMQASSYFDVNRFLHTRAEASRLLELGEVQFVLTIPERFGRDLERGEHPVLLLEADATDPMATGNAVNSMREIVNRALARELKGALQSLLPEASAVELRIHADYNPEAVSQYNIVPGLMGVILTLTLVMITSLAITRETERGTMENLLTTPVRPLEVMMGKILPYVMVGYIQMMLIMAASVFLFNVPINGNPLIVFTYSAVFIAANLTVGVTVSTIARNQLQAVQMSIFFFLPSLLLSGFMFPFRGMPQWAQVLGSVLPLTHYLRLVRGVLLKGTGWEDSLYHLWPIALFWLVVVIVGLKRFRRTLD from the coding sequence ATGGCCATGGCTCGCAAGGAATTTGTGCAGATGCGCCGGGACAGGCTGACTTTTGCCATGATGATCGGAATTCCGCTCATTCAGATAATCCTGTTCGGCTATGCCATCAATTCCGACCCGCGCCATCTTCCCCTTGCCGTCCTTTCAGGGGACAACTCCAGATATTCCCGGTCTATTGTCGCCGGAATGCAGGCCAGTTCCTATTTTGACGTGAACCGTTTTCTCCATACCAGAGCGGAGGCATCCAGATTGCTGGAGCTCGGAGAAGTGCAGTTTGTATTGACCATTCCGGAACGGTTCGGCAGGGATCTGGAACGGGGTGAACATCCGGTCCTCCTGCTTGAAGCGGATGCCACGGACCCCATGGCCACAGGCAACGCGGTCAATTCCATGCGCGAGATTGTAAATCGGGCCTTAGCGCGCGAGTTGAAGGGAGCCCTGCAATCCCTTCTGCCGGAGGCGAGTGCGGTAGAGCTGCGTATTCACGCCGACTACAACCCCGAAGCCGTAAGCCAGTACAACATCGTTCCCGGTCTGATGGGAGTTATCCTGACCCTGACTCTGGTCATGATCACCTCGCTGGCCATCACCCGCGAAACGGAACGCGGGACAATGGAAAATCTGCTGACCACACCCGTGCGGCCGCTTGAAGTGATGATGGGCAAAATCCTGCCTTACGTCATGGTCGGTTACATTCAGATGATGCTGATCATGGCCGCGTCCGTATTTCTTTTTAATGTTCCTATAAACGGCAATCCGTTGATAGTTTTTACCTATTCTGCTGTTTTTATCGCCGCGAACCTCACTGTCGGAGTCACTGTTTCCACCATCGCGCGCAATCAGTTGCAGGCAGTGCAGATGTCCATATTCTTTTTTCTGCCGTCCCTCCTTCTTTCCGGTTTCATGTTCCCGTTCCGGGGAATGCCCCAATGGGCGCAGGTCCTTGGCTCCGTTCTCCCGCTTACCCATTATCTCCGGCTTGTGCGCGGGGTGCTGCTCAAGGGAACAGGTTGGGAAGACTCCCTCTATCATCTGTGGCCGATTGCCCTGTTCTGGCTGGTTGTGGTCATAGTCGGGTTGAAAAGATTCCGCCGTACACTCGATTGA
- a CDS encoding endoprotease produces the protein MDDFAGSEMVQAMEQDQDVSAKDIPAPEGLSAVHDEAGQPVKEGGEAIGRVSGEAFGKASEGANEEGAVETKPEKAGEVPGKSESASPGKRSGQAEENTSSAIPPAPEDYRIDYGLPGGVDPQIDSRFRNFAHENGISAELAQKLVDFSNQLETVRMEEQHYQVEEWEKQLRAMPGWQGRNYSRNVGIARQALRTFASPELAELIGTSGYGNHPEVVKAFYKVGKRLSEDSYLDSSRRTPRKKTIGEILYPDQPV, from the coding sequence ATGGATGATTTTGCAGGGTCTGAAATGGTTCAGGCCATGGAGCAGGATCAGGACGTGTCGGCAAAGGATATCCCTGCGCCGGAAGGACTGTCCGCAGTACATGATGAGGCCGGGCAACCTGTTAAGGAGGGAGGTGAAGCAATAGGGAGGGTCTCCGGGGAAGCTTTCGGAAAAGCATCCGAGGGCGCAAATGAAGAAGGTGCCGTGGAAACAAAGCCGGAAAAAGCAGGGGAAGTACCGGGCAAATCCGAGTCGGCTTCTCCGGGAAAACGGTCCGGGCAGGCTGAAGAAAACACTTCATCGGCAATTCCTCCTGCCCCGGAAGACTACAGGATTGATTACGGTCTGCCGGGCGGAGTTGATCCGCAGATTGACAGCCGCTTCCGGAATTTTGCCCATGAAAACGGCATTTCCGCTGAGCTGGCCCAGAAGCTGGTGGATTTCAGCAACCAACTGGAAACTGTGCGCATGGAGGAGCAGCATTATCAGGTGGAGGAATGGGAAAAACAGCTCCGTGCCATGCCCGGATGGCAGGGGCGCAACTACAGCCGCAATGTGGGCATTGCCCGGCAGGCCCTGCGAACCTTTGCCTCCCCTGAACTGGCCGAACTTATCGGGACTTCCGGGTACGGAAATCATCCCGAAGTGGTCAAGGCCTTTTACAAAGTGGGGAAACGATTGTCCGAGGATTCCTATCTGGACAGCTCTCGTAGAACCCCACGCAAGAAAACCATCGGCGAGATACTGTATCCCGATCAGCCTGTCTGA
- a CDS encoding ABC transporter ATP-binding protein translates to MAEDYVIDVNGVTKIFGDRTVVKGLDMRVRRGEIFGFLGPNGSGKTTFIRMLCGLLRPDAGAGTCLGYDIIEQSDMIKPQVGYMSQKFSLYGDLTVRENLDFLARAYLLPDRRKLVDDAIERMGLGRFTDQLAGSLSGGWKQRLALTGCTLHSPKLLLLDEPTAGVDPAARRDFWDEVHSLAAQGITALISTHYMDEAERCHRLAYIAYGDLLAKGTLEELVRDSGLKTWVLKGPDLNVLTSKLRASDGIDQVVAFGNTLHISGRDNNLIEKSIRELCGPDHSFSPAETSLEEVFIDLMRGTNP, encoded by the coding sequence ATGGCTGAAGATTATGTCATTGATGTGAACGGGGTTACCAAGATTTTCGGTGACAGAACCGTGGTGAAGGGTTTGGACATGCGGGTCCGGAGAGGCGAAATATTCGGCTTTCTCGGTCCGAACGGGTCCGGCAAGACCACATTTATCCGCATGCTTTGCGGTCTTCTGCGGCCTGATGCCGGGGCCGGAACCTGTCTTGGTTACGATATCATTGAACAATCGGATATGATCAAGCCGCAGGTCGGCTATATGTCCCAGAAGTTCAGCCTCTATGGCGATCTTACGGTGCGGGAGAATCTGGATTTTCTGGCCCGCGCATACCTGCTGCCTGATCGCCGAAAGCTTGTAGATGATGCCATAGAAAGAATGGGGCTCGGACGTTTCACCGATCAGCTTGCCGGGAGTCTTTCCGGAGGCTGGAAACAGCGGCTGGCCCTGACCGGATGCACCCTGCACAGCCCGAAGCTGCTTCTGCTGGACGAACCCACCGCCGGGGTGGACCCGGCCGCCCGGCGGGATTTCTGGGACGAGGTGCATTCTCTGGCGGCGCAGGGCATCACCGCCCTCATCAGCACCCATTATATGGATGAGGCCGAGCGTTGCCACCGGCTTGCCTACATCGCCTACGGAGACCTGCTGGCAAAAGGAACTCTCGAAGAACTGGTAAGGGATTCCGGTCTGAAAACATGGGTCCTCAAGGGGCCTGACCTGAATGTCCTGACCTCGAAACTGAGAGCTTCTGACGGCATCGATCAGGTGGTGGCCTTCGGTAATACCCTGCACATAAGCGGTCGGGATAATAATCTTATCGAGAAGTCCATCCGGGAACTTTGCGGCCCGGATCACAGTTTCAGCCCGGCTGAGACCAGCCTTGAAGAAGTGTTTATCGATCTTATGCGGGGGACGAATCCGTGA
- a CDS encoding Bbp16 family capsid cement protein: MFLDNELCFCEEQSVTASAVSQNVVCVGEDCGSGSPVRLKVLVDGEDFAALTSLRVGVQASSTDDFALYDTLFESGSIPVADLKQGYTFPLPALPARHSGYLRLSFTVTGANATAGKVSGYIILDDQTNV, translated from the coding sequence ATGTTTTTGGATAATGAACTTTGTTTTTGCGAGGAGCAGTCCGTAACCGCCAGCGCGGTTTCCCAGAATGTGGTCTGCGTGGGCGAGGATTGCGGTTCCGGTTCTCCGGTACGTCTCAAGGTGCTGGTGGACGGGGAGGACTTCGCTGCTCTCACCAGTCTGCGTGTCGGAGTGCAGGCCTCTTCCACCGATGATTTCGCATTGTATGACACCCTTTTTGAATCCGGTTCCATTCCCGTGGCGGATCTGAAACAGGGCTATACCTTCCCACTGCCTGCGCTGCCGGCCAGACACAGCGGTTATCTGAGGCTTTCCTTCACCGTTACCGGAGCAAATGCCACAGCTGGAAAGGTCAGCGGATACATCATTCTGGATGATCAGACCAACGTATAA
- a CDS encoding major capsid protein, whose translation MGILGTNALTLSEWSNRTDPSGKVAEITEVLSMTNEILDDAAWVEGNLPTGHRTTVRTDLPTVSWRKLNYGVKPSKSRTKQIDDTCGMLESYAEIDKALCELNGDSSNFRTSEERAFLEAMNKEFAETFIYGDTSLEPEKFLGLSPRFNSLEYKNVINFGGAGDNCTSIWIVCWSDQTVHFTFPKGSNSGLKHTDLGEVTLEDAGGGRFQGVRTHYKWSPGLVVRDWRYVVRIASIDPANLGGNSLRHSLIEGLNMIPNTNMGRTVIYCNQSVKTQLDIEASDKDNVMLRTENWEGKPVTTFWGCPVRRVDSILNTESAITA comes from the coding sequence ATGGGAATTCTTGGAACCAACGCTCTTACTCTTTCCGAATGGTCCAACCGTACCGACCCCAGTGGCAAGGTGGCTGAAATCACCGAAGTCCTTTCCATGACCAACGAGATTCTCGATGACGCGGCCTGGGTTGAAGGCAACCTGCCCACCGGACACAGGACCACGGTCCGTACCGATCTGCCTACCGTAAGCTGGCGCAAGCTCAACTACGGGGTCAAGCCGAGCAAGTCCCGCACCAAGCAGATTGACGATACCTGCGGCATGCTCGAATCCTACGCTGAAATCGACAAGGCCCTGTGCGAACTCAACGGTGATTCCTCCAACTTCCGCACCTCCGAGGAACGCGCGTTCCTTGAAGCAATGAACAAGGAATTTGCCGAGACTTTCATTTACGGGGATACTTCCCTTGAACCGGAAAAATTCCTCGGCCTCTCGCCGCGTTTCAATTCTCTGGAGTACAAGAACGTTATCAACTTCGGCGGAGCGGGTGACAACTGCACATCCATATGGATCGTCTGCTGGTCGGATCAGACCGTGCATTTCACCTTTCCCAAGGGCAGCAACAGCGGGTTGAAACATACTGATCTCGGCGAAGTCACTCTCGAAGATGCCGGTGGAGGCAGATTTCAGGGCGTGAGAACCCACTACAAATGGTCTCCCGGTCTGGTCGTGCGCGACTGGCGCTACGTGGTGCGCATCGCCTCCATCGATCCGGCCAACCTCGGCGGCAATTCCCTGCGCCATTCGCTGATCGAAGGACTGAACATGATTCCCAATACGAACATGGGCAGAACCGTTATCTACTGCAACCAGTCCGTCAAAACCCAGCTGGATATCGAAGCGTCCGACAAGGACAACGTCATGCTCAGGACCGAAAACTGGGAAGGAAAACCCGTCACCACCTTCTGGGGTTGCCCCGTAAGGCGTGTTGATTCCATTCTTAACACCGAGTCCGCGATTACCGCCTAG